The nucleotide sequence CAGGCTGTATGACCGTTACCTTGACCTCGTCTATAAGCTTATCGACATCTTCTCTGCTTCCGATATCGGTGCCGCTGCTCATGGCGGTTGCGGCGCCGGCGGCGCAGCCCGCTTTAAGCGCATCTTGCACGTCCCGGCCGTTTTCCAAGGCCCACAATATTCCCGCGATCAACGAATCTCCCGAACCGATTGTGCTGATTGTTTTGACAGCGGGTGTCACAGCGTAATAGATCTCGTTTTCGTAACAGGCGATGGCTCCCTGCTTACCCAGAGAAATCACTACCAGTTCGATACCACGTTCGGCCAGAGACAGAGCGCCGCGAGCTGCATCGGCTATGCTTTCGAACTGCTTACCCAATATACGCTCGGCTTCATCGCGGTTCGGCTTGATCATGAACGGCTTTGCTTTGAGGCCTACGGAGAGCGCCTCGCCGTCGGCGTCGAGCACAGCCTTTGCGCCGCCCGCCTGAGCGATCTCGATCAGCACTTTATATACATCCTGGTTGATTCCCGTAGGCACACTCCCGCCAAAGACCATATATTTGCACTTGCGAGAGATATCCTTTACCTTCTCGATCATCGTCACCAGCTCTTGATGTTCGATAGGGCCGCCGCGTTCATTAAAAGTTGTGGGGGGAACGTTTGCGGATTCTTCGACGGCTATGCAGGTCCTGGTCGGCCTCTGAGTAGGCACGATCTCAAGATCAATCTCGGCCTTGTCGAGCACCATTCGAATAAAGTCGCCGGTATTTCCACCGAGGAAGGCAAGCGCCGTGGTTTCGGCTCCAAGACGGGAGAGCATGCGGGAACAATTGATACCTTTGCCTCCGGCATCAGTCTCAAGGCTGATTACGCGGTTGGTATCATTGGGTGCGAGTTTAGATATGTGAATGGTCTTGTCGAGTGCCGGATTGAGCGTAACGGTAGATATCATGTAAATGCAGCCCCTTGTGGAAAAGAGCTGAAAGTGGAAAGCTGAAGCCATGACTGGCAAAAGCTCTCCACTCTCCACTCTTTGACTATTATTTCAATGCCGTGCGGACTTCGTCGAGGTGTCCCGCTGAGCCAAGCAGCTCATTGCGGCTGGCGATGAACTTCGCGTACTCTTCAATAAAGATTTTGCCGACCGGTCTGAAGTCAAAGACTTCCGGCTTGTCGCGGAAGAACTCACGGTGAACGCGGGTCCATACAAGACGGCCGTCGGTATCGATATTGATCTTGCAGACGCCCAGCTTAGCTGCGGGTAGATACTGCGCCGGGTCAACGCCCTTCGCGCCCTTCAATGCGCCGCCCGCGGCGTTGATTCTTTCGACCTCATCCTGAGGAACGGAAGAAGAGCCGTGCATTACAAGCGGGTAGCCCGGGACCAGCTTCTGAATGCCCTCGATGACTTCGAAGTGGAGCCCCTGGCCGCCGGAGAACTTGAACGCGCCGTGGCTGGTGCCGATGGCGCATGCGAGGCTGTCGCATCCCGTGCGCTTAATAAACTCAGCGGCCTGCTTGGGGTCGGTGAGATGAGCCTTGTCTTCGTCTACTTTGATGTCTTCTTCAACTCCGCCGAGTTGGCCGAGTTCTGCTTCAACGCTGATTCCCTTGGCATGAGCCTTCTCGACTACTCTCTTGGTGATGGCGATGTTCTCTTCAAAAGACTCATGGCTTGCATCAATCATAACTGAAGAGTAGAATCCGCTCTCGATGCAGTCGTAGCAGGCTGCTTCGTCGCCGTGGTCAAGATGCACCGCAAAGACTGCGTCCGGGAAGATCTGATCTGCTGCGCGGATCATTCCCTCCAGCATCAGCTTGTTGGTGTAGGAGCGGGCACCCTTGGAAATCTGGATGATGAACGGAGCCTTGCTGTCCATGTTGCCCTTGAAAAGGCCCATTGTCTGTTCGGCGTTGTTGATATTGTAAGCGCCGAGAGCATACTTGCCATAGGCTTGCTCGAAGAGTTGCTTGGTTGTAACGATCATTTGCTTATCCCCTTATTAAAATAGCGGGCCTTGTTCCCGCCTAACCTTACGTACAGCAAAAACCGCCTTCCCGGCGTTTCCGGGATGGCTGCTGCGTTTTTGCTATTAACGATCCATTTTGACACCTAGAGCGGCTCAATAAGGCCGTAGTTACCGTCATCTCTCTTATAGACCACGTTGACGTCTTCAGTCTGAGCATTTCTGAAAACAAAGAAGTCATGGTGGAGCAGTTCCATCTGCTGGGCGGCTTCCTCGGGAGTCATAGGTTTCATTGCGAACTTTTTGGTGCGGACCACAGTCGGCGCTTCTTCGATTTCGCCCTCAAAGCCTTCAGGGCCAAGTGATTCGGTCCTGATTCCCTCGCGGATTGTTTCCTTTTCCTTGGGACCTTCGGCGATGGTCTTATCGTAGAGCTTGCCTTTGAATTTCTTTACACGAGATTCCAGTTTTTCAGCGACCTGATCGATTGAACCGTACATATCGGTTCCACGGCGTTCTTCTCCTCGGAGAAGGATACCGTCGCCCTCAAGTTGGACCTCGACCACGTGCAGCCCACGCTGCACGCTCATCGTAACTGTTGCTCCCTTAAGATCGTGAAAATATTTCTCAAGCTTAGGAAGTTTTTTTTCAACATATGCCTTAAGGGCGTCGGTCACCTCAAAGTTCTTGCCCTTAATTTGTATAAGCATTAGGCGTAATGCTCCTTTCGCGCTGCCTTTTCCAAGTCTCGAAAGTTTATCACAATTTCTGGACGGCTGTCAACGCAGACATGGTTTGTTTCTATATCTGATATTGGCATCTTTTGGTGCAATCTAATCACGACAGAGAAATGTAGTGCTCCGGCAACAGTAGATTTCTAATCTTTCCTTCTCTACGATATTGATCTTGACAGGCAACCGCAGACAACAATAACACAGATACATCACAGCGCTGACAGAAAACTAAGGTCTTTGATTGTGATTAAGCATCATATCGCTGGCATGATATTGTTACGCTTGCGTTGACTGACTTGAATACCTGAACTATAATCACTACAAATCTCTTGTGATTATGGAGGAGAAAAGTGCGAAATACAGTTATAGTGCTTACAATTGCGCTCCTGTTAGTATCGATCGTCTGTGCCTGGTCAGATGAGACAGCGGCAGTTGCACCCGACAATGCCGCGATTTCCCCGGATTTCAAGTATGAGATCCCGTCAGTTACTCCCGACACCCAGGTATTCCGACGGACGCCGGTTATTGATGGAACTGTTGAAGATGGCGAATGGGACACATATTACACTTTTGAGGTTCCGGGATGGAATGCGACGACATTTGCCGATTGGGATTCAAATTGCATGTATGCCGCGGTCAAATCAAATAGACCTCTGGATTTTCTTGTTGTTCTCGATTGCGGTGACGATGGCTGGTTTCATGGTGAAGATAATTATGAGTTTAGAACAACCCGCGGCACCGATGGTTCAATGAATCTGGCGGTGAGCAGATATGAGTCTAAAAACACCAAGCTGCCTATTGCTTTACCGGTCTCGCAAGAAGAGGCTTCTATGGTAACTATTAAGAGCAGCAAGTCAGATGACTCGTATGTGATCGAGCTTTGCATTCCTTCAAGACTGATTAAGAGTTTGAAATTCGGCAATGGACGGCAGGTTGGTTTACAGCTGGCTGTGAACGCAGGCCCGGACGAGACGGGTTGGGTACCCAACAACGAGCTTGGTGATACAAAGGGGTGCACATTGGTGGATAAAAAGATCGTATCACTCAAGCCTCTTGAGCTTGGCTTTGACCTGAGAGACAGCGTGATTGCCCGGGGTGACGATGTAGTTGGAAAGCTGCACATAACCAATGGCGGCAATGAAACTGTTGACGTACGCAGTTATCTCATCGCTGGTGAAGGTAAGGCAGGCAAATATATGAGCAGTGAGATGACCCGATTAGAAAGTATTCCCCCTGGACAGCATTTGACAAAGGACTACAGGGCGACTGTCCTATCAGATATGAGCTCTGGAAGCTGGGCGCTGGGCGCGGAGGTGAAATCTTCGACAGGTCGCTTAGGAAGCGCTATAGTGAGTTTTGATGTGGTTGATCCATTTGAAATTGAGTCAAGGCTTCCTGATAGAGATGTCCGGGCTGATGTAAAGGACGTAACAGTCGGCGTGGTAATTATGAACAATAGGCGTTCGGAGATAAAGGGCAGCGCAAAGGTAATATTCCCGACTGGTTGGGAAGTATGGAGAGGCTTAGACACGCGAATGTTCAAAATTGGTGGTCGCAGCAGCTCGGCTGTTTCATTTAAGGCAAAACCGCCTCTTGGCGCAATTGGAGAGGTTCCAATCAAGATGGAAGTTACAAGTAATGGAGAAACAAAGAGCGTCGAGGGTACTATAAGAATAGTAAACCCATAGAGAGATAATAAAAGGAGAAAGAGAGACCGCATTTTTGCGGTCTCTCTTTTTTTAAGCATTACAGAGGAGTAGCAGAATACGCTCTAAATCATCGTCGGTGTAAAATTCGATTTCAATTCTACCTCGGTCTTTGTTTCGCACAATGTTGACCTTTGTTCCAAACGCCTCTCGTAATCTTGATTCAATTTCAGCAGCGTTGGGGTCTTTGGCGGAGACAGATGTTTCACGTGAAACATTTTGCCGGATGCTCTTGGAGGACTTTGCCTTTGACCATTCGCGAGCAAGCCGTTCAGCCTCCCTGACTGTAAGTCCTGCTTCGACAATTCGCTGTGCGCATTCTATTTGATCGTCTTCGCCTTCAATGGAAAGTATTGCGCGTGCATGCCCCTCAGTGATCTTGCCACCCTTGAGATGATTTCTGACTTGCTCGGGCAAATTCATCAAACGCATCGTGTTGGCCA is from Armatimonadota bacterium and encodes:
- the pfkB gene encoding 1-phosphofructokinase gives rise to the protein MISTVTLNPALDKTIHISKLAPNDTNRVISLETDAGGKGINCSRMLSRLGAETTALAFLGGNTGDFIRMVLDKAEIDLEIVPTQRPTRTCIAVEESANVPPTTFNERGGPIEHQELVTMIEKVKDISRKCKYMVFGGSVPTGINQDVYKVLIEIAQAGGAKAVLDADGEALSVGLKAKPFMIKPNRDEAERILGKQFESIADAARGALSLAERGIELVVISLGKQGAIACYENEIYYAVTPAVKTISTIGSGDSLIAGILWALENGRDVQDALKAGCAAGAATAMSSGTDIGSREDVDKLIDEVKVTVIQPAPSVS
- a CDS encoding ketose-bisphosphate aldolase; translated protein: MIVTTKQLFEQAYGKYALGAYNINNAEQTMGLFKGNMDSKAPFIIQISKGARSYTNKLMLEGMIRAADQIFPDAVFAVHLDHGDEAACYDCIESGFYSSVMIDASHESFEENIAITKRVVEKAHAKGISVEAELGQLGGVEEDIKVDEDKAHLTDPKQAAEFIKRTGCDSLACAIGTSHGAFKFSGGQGLHFEVIEGIQKLVPGYPLVMHGSSSVPQDEVERINAAGGALKGAKGVDPAQYLPAAKLGVCKINIDTDGRLVWTRVHREFFRDKPEVFDFRPVGKIFIEEYAKFIASRNELLGSAGHLDEVRTALK
- the raiA gene encoding ribosome-associated translation inhibitor RaiA, with the translated sequence MLIQIKGKNFEVTDALKAYVEKKLPKLEKYFHDLKGATVTMSVQRGLHVVEVQLEGDGILLRGEERRGTDMYGSIDQVAEKLESRVKKFKGKLYDKTIAEGPKEKETIREGIRTESLGPEGFEGEIEEAPTVVRTKKFAMKPMTPEEAAQQMELLHHDFFVFRNAQTEDVNVVYKRDDGNYGLIEPL